The segment TGAATGAAACTGGTCAGTGACTGCCAAAGAATCGTGAGACCAATTAGAGAAAAAATCACTCCACACAGTAAATCAATATAGCGACTTGCTTGGTTTAGCTTTGTTTGTAGGCGTTCAGTGGAAAGCATCCACGCAAGGCAAGCAAACCAAGTCAGCGATAATCCCCATAAAATTAGCAGCGCAAAACCTTTGCCCGTCACTGACATACTTGCCGGAACCAGCGTCGACATTAAGCTCACAAAGAAAACCAGAGCTTTCGGGTTCAGGATATTTGTCATGAACCCACGGGAAAAGGCCTGTTTCTTATTGCTCAGTAACAGCGTATTTTTATCTGCGGGTGCGATCTCTGCTGCTGAGTTCCAGTTAGCGATAGTGGCTTTCAGCGCTCCAAAGCCTAGGTAAAGTAAATAACTGCCTCCGCATAGCTGCAGTAAAGCAAACAAGACGGGCTGTTGGTGAACCAAATAGCTGATACCGGTAATGCTAAGAAGCGAATGCAGCAGTATGCCGAAAGAGAGTCCAAGCGCGATGTAAATACCAGTTTGACGGCCATAACGAGTGGCATTTTGCACCACTAAGGCGACATCTGGACCCGGACTCATCAGTGCGACGAAATGCACTCCGGCTAGAGTGATAAGGATGCTGGCTTCATTCATATAAAAACTCCTACTTTGAATGAAGAGATTGTGCCTTGAGCTATCTAAGTTGGCTTGTAAATTTTTGACAGTGTGAAACGTTTAATTTACTGCAGATGGAGAAATACCGTAGCAGTGTTTAAAAGCTTTGGTGAAATGTGCTTGGTCGTAGAAGCCCACCTGCATAGCGACTTCAGTACCAGACAAGCCACTTTTCACCAACTTCATCCCCTGTTCTATACGTAAACGAGTGAGCCAGGCGTATGGAGTCATGTTCATGCGCGCTTTGAAGTGGCGTTGAAACTGAGTCGGGCTGAGTGAACAAAGGTTCGCGAGCTGTTCTAAGCGTACAGGTTGATCAAGATGTGCAAGAAGATACTCTTTCAGCGTAGCCAGTGATTGTTTTCCAAGTGGGATGGCTGCCTTTTGTTTTAAAGCACCATAACGTTCAACCAATCCACCCAAACCCTCATAAGGAAGGCAATCAAGCGCTAGTTGGCTCAAGTTCGGTTGCATCAGCTTTTGATGTAATTGAGCAAGAGGGGCAAACAGATTTGGATCGCTAATGATGAGCTGTTTAAAACTCAACATATCACTTGGTTGCGTGAACTCTAGGTTGTCAGTAAACCAGGTTGGGTCAATAGAAAAGACGCGTACCTGATAGCCCGTATCTAAGATAGAACTGCCATCGTGGAGTTCATCTGGCGGCATAACAATAATGTCACCGTAACCGACATTGTGTTGTGTACCTTGATGAGAAAATTTTTGCTGTCCGCTGGTCATTAACCCAATGTGAAAATCTAAGTGATAGTGGCGATCGAAAGCGAACTGATGGTAATCAGCTTCGATCAAACTTATCCCTTGATGTTGAGTTGATGAGTAGAGGATTTTGTCCATATTAAGCTTGGCGAAATAAACAGCAATTCGCCAAGCTTAACCAGTCGCTATAGGAATGTCTTGTAAAAAACGATCACTTAGCTGCAACAATCGTTGCTGGGCGTTTTCTGCCTTGCGTCAAACCGTCATAGCTGAACACCACTAACGCACCCCAGATGAAGGTGAAAGTGATGGCTTTATCGGTCGAGAACGCTTCTCCGTAAATCAGCACGGCCAACAAGAACATCAAACTTGGACCTATGTACTGGAAAAATCCCAAGGTCGACAGTTTGAGTTTTGTCGCTGCACCCGTAAAACAGAGTAAAGGTAATGTAGTGACGATACCGGCACTGATCAGCAGTATATTAAGGTTCAATTCGTTGTTGGCCATTGAGCTGGTGGCTGAGTCGGCAAACCAAGCCAGATAAATCAAAGCGGCTGGTATTAGCACTAAGGTTTCAATAAATAGACCTGTCTGGCCGTTAACACTCACTTTTTTACGCAATAAGCCATAAAAGGCAAAACTGATGGCTAGCGCAAATGCGACCACAGGTACGGAGCCGAACACAACAATTTGAATCGCGACGCCAATCGCTGCCAGCGCTACAGCAAACCACTGAAGCTTACGTAATCGTTCACCGAGAAACAGCATGCCAAATACAACGTTGATCAGAGGGTTAATGTAATAGCCCAAGCTTGCGTCCAACATGTGGTTTGCATTGATTGCCCAGATGAAAATCAGCCAGTTGGCACCGATGAGTAGAGCGGTAGCAATCAGATATAACATCTTAGATTTTGACTGGAAAATGCTGACAACGTTACGCCATTGGTGACTAAAATGGATGATTATCGCTAAAAAGAAAAACGACCAAATAACGCGATGGCTTAGGATTTCCAGAGCAGGAACGAAAGTAATGGTTTTAAAATATATCGGTGCAATACCCCACATTGTGTAGGCACCGATAGCCAGTAATACGCCTTTTTTAGCGTTTGTTTGCTCTTCTGGAGTCATTGTTTATTCTCGATTGAGAGTTGTTCGATACCTAGTTATAAATGGCAGCATTTACCGAGGTATTACAGAATGTTTCGAAAGGAGTTTGCAGTATATACACAAAATACCCGACTGTGCAGCTAAGGAATTATCGGCAAGTGATATTTAACACTCATCTGGGAGAACCTCTGATTTGTCGAACTTTTCTTACAGCGACCTCGAGTTCACCATTCTCTTATACATTTAGCGGTTTTATTCACCGTTAAACGTCTCTACAATATCGGGCTAATTTGATGTTTACGCATCATTGGATTTACCCATTACTGAGAGCTTGCATGACCGCCACTTTAATTGCTGAACATTCAGAGTCACCGTTGACTGCGACAGAAGTCTTGCGTGATGTATTCGGCTATCAAACTTTCAGAGACGGTCAACAAGAAGTCATAGATACCGCAATTCAAGGTAATGACAGCCTTGTGATTATGCCGACCGGCGGTGGTAAATCACTCTGTTACCAAATTCCAGCCTTGGTTCGTTCTGGTGTCACTGTGGTGATTTCGCCACTGATTTCGCTGATGAAAGACCAGGTCGACCAACTAAAAGCTAACGGGGTGTCTGCGGAGTGTGTCAATTCGACGCAAACCCGTGAAGAGCTAGTCAGTGTTTATAACCGTATGCATGCGGGACTGGTTAAGCTGATTTATGTTTCTCCCGAGCGAGTACTCACTAACGAGTTTATCGAGCGTTTGCATAATATTCCGCTGACGATGATCGCGGTGGATGAAGCGCACTGCATTTCTCAGTGGGGACATGATTTCCGTCCTGAATATGCCTTGCTGGGGCAACTAAAGCAGTTGTTCCCTCATGTGCCAATTATGGCGCTGACCGCGACCGCCGATGACGCCACTCGTAGCGATATTCTGCATCGCCTAAACCTGACTGAGCCTCATATCTATCTGGGCAGTTTTGACCGTCCAAATATTCGCTATACCTTGGTTGAAAAACACAAACCGGTTTCTCAAATTATTCGCTACTTGGGCACGCAAAAAGGGCAGTGCGGAATCATCTACTGCGGTAGCCGTAAAAAAGTGGAAATGCTGACTGAGAAGTTGTGCAACAACCACATTCGCGCGGCCAGTTACCATGCTGGGTTAGAGGTTGATGAACGTGCCTACGTGCAAGAAGCCTTTCAGCGAGATGATATTCAGATTGTTGTCGCTACAGTGGCGTTTGGTATGGGGATTAACAAACCGAACGTACGTTTTGTGGTTCACTTTGATATTCCAAGAAATATAGAGTCTTACTATCAGGAAACGGGTCGAGCCGGTCGTGATGGTTTACCAGCAGAAGCGATGATGCTTTACGATCCTGCGGATATTTCTTGGCTTCGCCGTATGTTGGACGAGAAAGACGAAGGACCGCAAAAGCAGGTTGAAACCCATAAGCTGACAGCGATGAGTAACTTTGCTGAAGCGCAGACATGTCGTCGTCAGGTTCTTCTTAATTATTTTGGTGAGTATCGTGAAAAGCCTTGCGGCAACTGCGATATCTGCCTTGATCCGCCAAAGCACTTTGACGCTACAGATGAAGCGCGCAAAGCACTGTCGTGTGTTTATCGTATTAATCAAAACTTCGGTATTGGTTATGCGGTTGAAGTGCTGCGTGGCATGCAAAATATTCGCGTGCGCGAAAATGGCCACGATAAAATTTCCACCTATGGCATTGGTCGTGACCATAGCCATGATTACTGGGTGAGTATTTTCCGCCAGTTAATTCACAAAGGCATGCTGTGCCAAAACATCACTCGAAATTCGACCCTTCAACTTACTGAAGAAGCTCGTCCGCTTCTGCGTGGTGATATGACGTTAGAGCTGGCGGTTCCTCGTCTCGACACCGCTGTTCGCGCGGCTAAATCCGATAAGCTTTCGAGCAAGAATTACGACAAGAAACTGTTTGCCAAGTTACGTAAACTGCGTAAATCCATTGCGGATGAAGACGGTTTGCCACCTTACGTGGTGTTCAGTGACGCAACCTTAATTGATATGGCGGAGATTCTGCCAACCTCTTACGGTGAAATGTTGGCAGTCAACGGTGTTGGTCAGCGAAAGTTGGAAAAATACGCCGACCCATTCTTAGATTTGATTCAGGAGCATTTAACCCATCATGGCTGAGTTCGGTTTAAAGGAATATCTGGCACAAGAAGGTCGACTGATTGTTCAAACTCAGGCGTTTGAGTTTGATAGTTTTCCTGCCATGGGTGAGTGTTTACTTACCTTGCTGTCTGCAACAGCAGTCGAGAAGCAACAGGATGCCGATCTGCATTCATGGCTGATTGATTTTGAAGGTTGTCGACTGATGCTGCGCGCTGAGCACTACAGTGAATGTGTGTGGCTAGAAGCAATGGGTGAAGGCCAGAGCCGAGAAGAACTGGATTTTATTGCCGGCTTGTTAGCTCGCGGAGTTTCCTGTTCTCGATAAATAACCTGTTGATGGTAGCGAACGGGTAGCAAACGCAAACACGCATAAATCCATCCTTGGAGCTCTTATTTGCCGTCCATGGCAAATAAGGTTTGCTTATTGATACTCGTTCACTTTAATGCGCAGTCTAAAATCAGTGAGAATTATTCCTCGCCAATAAACCCACCCGTTTGGTGTGTCCACAACTGAGCGTATACACCATTTTGAGCAAGTAGCTCCTGATGTGAGCCTTGCTCGATGATTTGACCTTTATCCATCACGATCAGGCGATCCATGGCTGCAATGGTTGATAGTCGGTGCGCGATGGCAATAACCGTTTTGCCTTCCATTAGCACTTCAAGGTTCTCTTGAATCGCAGATTCCACTTCTGAGTCCAATGCGGATGTTGCTTCATCCATAATCAGTATCGGTGCGTTTTTCAGTAGTACACGCGCAATGGCAATACGCTGACGCTGACCACCAGAGAGCTTCACGCCTCGCTCACCCACTTCCACGTCGTAACCCGTGCGACCTTGTTCATCTTTCAAATCAATAATGAAATCATGAGCATGTGCCTGTTTGGCTGCGCAGATAAGAGCCTCTTCATCGGCGTTTGGATCGCCATAAAGAATATTTTCACGAATCGAACGGTGCAGAAGTGAAGTATCTTGCGTGATCATACCGATTTGTTGACGCAGAGACTCCTGTGTCACCGCCGCTATGTTCTGCCCATCAATAGAAATTGTGCCGGACTGAACATCGTAAAAGCGCAATAGCAAGTTAACCAAACTCGATTTACCGGCACCTGAACGACCAACAATCCCGACTTTCTCACCCGGTTTTAAATCAAGATTCAAAGATTGGAAAACGGGTTTATCTTCGCTGTAATGGAAATCGACCTGGTTAAATTCGACTTTGCCTTGTGTCACTGTTAGTTCTGGCGCATTGGCAGCGTCTTTGATTTCAACATCGCTGGAGATGGTGTTCATGCCATCGACAACCGTACCAATGTTTTCAAACAACGCACTTACTTCCCACATGATCCACTTAGACATACCCTGAACGCGCAACGCGATACTAATCGCGACCGCAATCACACCCACGGTAACCGCGTTATCCAACCAAAGGTTGATGGATAGAGCTGCAATGGAAAACAGCAACAAGTAGTTAATAGCATCCACGCTAAATAGCAGGCACGTCACCATGCGCATCTGTTTATAAACGGTTTTCAAAAACAGCTTCATGCTGCTTTCGGCATAATCCATTTCACGTTGCGAATGGGAAAATAGCTTTACTGTCGTGATATTGGTGTAGCTATCGACGATGCGGCCTGTCATGACGGAGCGAGCATCCGCTTGTTCGGTGGCAACTTGCTTCATTTTTGGAATGAAGTAGAGCTGAATGAGGATGTAGGTAATTAACCAAATCAAAATTGGCAGCATCAGCACCATATCGGACTCGCCCATCATCCAAATCATCGAAACAAAATAGACCGAGATGTACACCAGTACGTCGACCATCTTCATTACGGTTTCACGCACAGAAAGAGCACTTTGCATCACTTTAGTGGCAACACGCCCTGAGAAATCTTTCTGAAAGAAGCCCACGCTTTGTTTGAGCATGTAGCGGTGCACTAACCAGCGAATCGACATCGGATAATTGCCGAGCAATGTTTGATGCATGATGTTGGAGTGCAGAAATGCCAGCAACGGCATCACTAATGCGACAAGAATCGCCATCGACCAGAGGCGGCCGCTTTGGTCTGCCCAAAAAGTCTCTGGTTTTTGGCTGCTGAGAATATCAACCAACTCACCCATATAACGCAGAAGCGTCACTTCAGCGATAGCAACACAGGCACTGAGTAGCGACATGATCAGTAATGGTTTTTCAAAACCACGAGTGTAATGACGGCAAAAAGCAAACAAGGTTTTTGGCGGCTTTTGAGGTTCTTCTCTTGGAAATGCCTCGGTAAGTTTTTCAAACCATTGGAACATGTTTTATTTGACCTATATTAATGAAATTGAGATTGCTTCGTATTTGCACTTCCAATTATGGTATTTATCAGTAAAATGCCGTACGCATAATAATGATAATCAAAACTATTCTCAAATTTTTACAGCAGGGGGTTCCAATCATGGTAACGACACGCCCAACTAGACTCGGACAAGCAATCCGCACCGCGCTCTGTTTTAGCTTGGTGCCATTCTCACTTCTTACTAGCCAAAGCGTATTGGCAGAAGAGGTTGTTCAAAAAGATTCTCTAGCAGTAGAAACCATTGTGGTTACTGCTTCTGCACTGAAAGTTGACACGCCAGCGCAAGAGACGCCGAAGTCAGTATCTATTATTGACCGCACAGATCTTGAACAGCATGACGTTCAAAAATTGGATGAAGCTTTACGTTACACTCCAGGGTTTACATCACCTTATGGTGCGGACAATGATGCTGAATGGATGTTTGTTCGAGGATTTGAGCCAAGCGTTTATCTTGATGGAAACCGACTTTATAAAGAGGGTTTCTTCGCTTGGGTTGTTGAGCCGTTTGGTCTAGAGCGCGTTGAATTAGTAAAAGGACCTTCTTCGGTGCTTTACGGTGAGACGATGCCGGGTGGCGTGATTAACGTCGTTCAGAAAAAGCCAACAGATGCACCTCAAGGAAAAGTAACATTTTCAGTCGGTAACAAGGATTACCAACAATTAGGTGTAGATGTTTCAGATTGGGCAAATGAAGATGGCTCTCAACGTTATCGTTTGGTTGCGATGGTTAACCAAAAAGATGGTGAAAAAGATCGTACTGAGAATCAACGAGTATATATAGCACCTAGTTATTCTATCGATTTCTCGGAGGAAACATCTTTAACTTTGTTGATGACCTTCTTACAAGATGACGGCATTCCAGTTAATAACTTTCTACCTAGTGAAGGTGTTTTGACTGCATTACCAAATGGAGAAAAGTTCTCAACTAGCGCTAACTACGGCTTACCAGATAGTGATGGTTTTGAAAAAACGCAAGTTTCTTTGGGCTATCAGCTATCTCATCAATTGAATGACGTTTGGGCTTTAAATCAAAACTTTAATTATTCATATGTAGATCTATATCTTCGTAGTACTTCAGTCTGGAATAATTATGATGGTGACGCATACACTTTGGGTCGTTATACCAATTTTAATGATGGCGATTCACAAAGTTTCACTATTGATAACAACGCTCTTGCTGAGTGGCAAAGTGATAGTTTTGAACATCGTTTTCTAACTGGTTTCGATCTTCAACATCATGAAAATAGTTGGCTAGGAAACAGTGCAATCGGCAGTTCTGCGGGCAATGTAAATATCCTTAATCCGACATATGTAACGCCAGATATCTCTGCTGACTTATATGACAATGAAATCACTAAGCAACAACTTGGCCTATATGCGCAATATCAGACCAAATGGGATCAAAAGTGGATTTTCAACTTAGGCGGTAGATACGATTCTGTCAATCTTGAAAGTACTGCTACGAATAAAGATGAAATGGATGATGGGCAGCTTTCGTTGAGCGGCGGGTTGATGTACTTGTCGGATAACGGGTTTTCTCCATATGTTAGTTATTCTGAGTCATTTTATGCAGTTAGCAGTATTGATGCGACAACTAAGAAACTGTTTAAGCCAATTGAAAGTGCTCAACGTGAAGTGGGTGTGAAATATATGCCTACTTGGCTAGATGGGTATTTCAATGTTGCTTGGTTTGATATTGAGCAAGACAACGCAACTGTTAGTGCTTTAGTTGACGGTGTGCTAACAACGTCTCAAAAAGGGTCTCAGCAGAACACTAAAGGTGTCGAAGTTGAAGCTAAAATTGCGATGACAGAGAATCTAATTGTGAATGCAAATTATACATACCTAGACTCTCACTCAGGAGAAGGCTCTGACCGTTCTCGTGATTCATTGATCCCTCGTCATCTAGCTTCAGGTTGGGTAACGTATGATTTCTCAGGCCTAGGTATTGAAGGATTAACAGTTGGTTCTGGTGTTCGCTATACAGGAACTAGTGTTGATTCTCCTAAAAATGAAACAATCCCTGCATATCTCTTATGGGATGCGATGGCAACATATGCGATTAATAAGAAATGGGATATGCAGTTCAACGTGAGTAATCTAACGAATGAAGAGTATGTTGCAGGATGTGATTGGGGTACTTGTTACTACGGTGAATCTCGTCGCATGACAGCAACAGTCAACTACAACTGGTAATCCTTTTAAACTCACTCTCTTAAGGGAGTGAGTTTTTTTGTTTGTTTTATTCCTGCTTCTGCAGGATTTGTTGTTTGAGAATTCCCAGAATAAGGGAGAGAGAGATGTATCATTTACAAGGTGTTGAAATGGTACGAGGTGGGCGAACCATCTTGTCTGTGGATTCACTGAACATACCCACCAATGAGTTAACGGTTGTGCTCGGACACAATGGTTCAGGCAAGTCGACTTTAGTCAGCCTTTTGTCTGGTCAGCAAGTGCCGGATAAAGGTTTCGTTGAGTTAAATGGACAATCTCTCTCATCTTTAGCCGCAAAAGAGTTAGCTAAATCCGTCGCGTTTCTTCCACAAAAATTGCCTACCTCTGCGGGCTTAACGGTTCGTGAGTTGGTTCGTTTAGGACGTTTTCCTTGGCGGGGTGCACTTGGGCGCTGGAAAGCCGAAGATGAAACCATTATTGATGAGTCGATTGCCAAAACAGGAGTGACGGATTTCGCTCATACGCTTGCTGACGAACTGTCTGGAGGTGAGCGTCAAAGAGCTTGGGTTGCGATGTTACTGGCGCAGCAATCGCCGGTTTTGATCCTTGATGAACCCACTTCGGCGCTAGACGTACATCATCAATATCAATTGATGGCTCTATTGGCTGAATTAAATCAAACACAAGGTTGTGGAATTATAGTGATTCTTCATGACCTGAACTTGGCTCTGCGTTATGCCACTCATATTGTGGCGCTAAAACAAGGGCGAATAGCTTTTGAAGGTGCGGCGGAATTACTGCTTGATGAGCAGCGACTATCAGAGCTTTATCATTCTCCCATCAGATTGATTGAACACCCGCAGCCTGCTGCCGAATCTAAAACTAATAAGGTCGCCATCGTATGTGCTTAAAAACCCTAAAAAAGGCATCTCAAAGCCTAGTTGTACTCTTCAGTTTATTGCTTTGTGGTCAGGCCGTGGCTGACATTCATATTCAAGACAGCCGTGGTGAACAAGTCTTTTCCCAATCACCGCAACGTGTCGTTGTGCTGAATTGGGACTTGCTAGAACAGGTATTGGAGCTTGATATCACGCCCGTCGGTGCGCCAAATTTGCCTTCATATACTGAGTGGGTTGCTCAGCCTGCAATCCCTGTTGGCGTTGAAGATATCGGCACTCGCTCCGAGCCTAATCTCGATAAAATTTCAGCGTTAAAACCGGATGTGATTATTGCTGCTTCTCCACAGAAGGATCTGATTCCGACTCTTGAACGTATTGCTCCGGTTGTTTATCTGTCGAACTATGGTCAGCAAGACCAGTCAGCTCAAGTGGCTATTGAGCAATTCAAAACATTGGCGGTGTTATTTGGTAAGCAAGAATTAGCACAGCAAAAGCTAGATACAATGAATGAGCGATTTAAGCAATTAAGCACATCGTTACATCAGGCATTCGGCGAAGAACTGCCATCGGTTGTCGCAATGCGTTTTGCCAGTAATACGTCTGTGTTCTTGTATGGTGACAACTCTGGCACTCAATACGTAATTGAACAGTTAGGCCTAAAAGCGGCGTTGCCTCAGCCTGCCACACCTTGGGGTATCGTTCAAAAACGCTTGAATGAATTACAGAACGTGAAAGATGGGTATGTGCTCTATATCTTGCCATTCCCAGAACAAGAGAAGCTCAATAAATCCATGTTGTGGAAAGCGATGCCTTTTGTCCGTAGCGGTAAGGTGAATGCGGTTCGTACCGTATGGAGTTACGGCGGAGCCATGTCACTGCTTTACACGGCTGAAGCATTGAGCGAGAGCTTGCTTGAGGTTGCGCCAAAGTCATGAGGTTTGTTCATTTAAACCTGCTTGGCTTATTCGTGTTGCTGGCGGCAGCGTTCAGTTTGCAGATCGGTAATGAACTCAGTTTGTCGATGCAGTGGAGCCTCGCAACCTTAGCCACTGAAGCGCAAGAGTTTGCGGACTTCAACTTTTTCTATGCTCAATTGCCAAGGGCGGCTATCACTATTCTCGTCGGTGCGATGTTAGGTCTGGTTGGCAGCTTAATGCAGCAACTGACTCAGAACACGCTGACTTCACCACTGACTTTGGGCACATCTTCCGGTGCTTGGCTTGCATTAATCGTCGTTAATATCTGGTTTTCAGACTTAATTGCCGATTACAGTGCGCTTGCAGCAATGGTCGGTGCGTTGTGTGCATTTGGTGTAATCGTATTAATTACGGGCGTTAACAATATGACCGGCTTGCCTTTAGTGGTGTCCGGCATGGTAGTGAATATCCTTCTTGGTTCTATTGCCACCGCGATCATTTTGCTTAATGAACAGTTCGCACAAAACGTATTTATGTGGGGGGCTGGTGATTTAGCGCAGAATGGTTGGGAATGGCTAGAGTGGCTGCTTCCGCGTTTAGCTATCTCAATTCCGTTACTTATCGTAGCGCCCAGAATTCTGACTTTGATGAGATTAGGTCATCAAGGCGCTGCAGCTCGTGGTCTCGCGGTTATTCCTACCTTCTTGTTATTGATGATGGCGGGCATCTGGTTGGTTTCAGCATCTATTACTGCGGTAGGGGTGATTGGCTTTATCGGTTTATTAACGCCAAACATTGCTCGCGCGATGGGGGCAAGAACGCCAAAGATGGAGCTTTATTCGAGCATGTTGCTTGGTGCTTTGCTGTTGCTGTGTACCGACATGCTTTCTATGTGGTTAAGCTTATGGACGGCGGAAGTAGTACCGAGTGGTATCACGACTGCTGCGATTGGTGCTCCTGCGTTAATCTGGTTTAGCCGTCGTCAGTTAAAAGCACAAGACACGCTGTCTATCAACTTTCCTCATCATCGTAGCAATGTGAGTACCGTCAGTGTTTCGCTTCTTGTTTTTGCTTTTGTTGTGGCGATAGCGCTACACAGTTTTTTGCAAGTGAGCGAGAACAGTTGGAGTTGGATTGTCCCAAGTGAATACCAATGGCAACTGCGTTGGCCTCGTGCGTTAACGGCTTTATTTGCTGGTATTGGTCTGGCGATTGCGGGAACGATTCTGCAACGTTTGATTTATAACCCGTTGGCAAGCCCAGACATTCTTGGTGTCTCTTCCGGTGCTACATTTGCTTTAGTGTTTGCCAGTTTTTTTCTTGGTCAATCAATGTTGAACACCAACTGGGTAACGGCATTGTTGGGCAGTGTGATTGTGTTGATTGCTCTGTTGGTGTTGGGTAAGCGCCACCAGTACGCGCCTTCTAGTTTAATTCTGACAGGTATTGCGATTACTGCATTGCTCGAAGCTTTGGTGCAGTTCTGTCTTTCAAAAGGCACGGCGGGCAGTTATCAAATCTTACTATGGCTAGCTGGCTCGACGTATCGAGTCTCTTCCTCACAAAGTCTCTACTTGGCTATCGGCGTTGTCGGATTGTCCTGCTTTGCTT is part of the Vibrio diazotrophicus genome and harbors:
- the recQ gene encoding ATP-dependent DNA helicase RecQ, coding for MTATLIAEHSESPLTATEVLRDVFGYQTFRDGQQEVIDTAIQGNDSLVIMPTGGGKSLCYQIPALVRSGVTVVISPLISLMKDQVDQLKANGVSAECVNSTQTREELVSVYNRMHAGLVKLIYVSPERVLTNEFIERLHNIPLTMIAVDEAHCISQWGHDFRPEYALLGQLKQLFPHVPIMALTATADDATRSDILHRLNLTEPHIYLGSFDRPNIRYTLVEKHKPVSQIIRYLGTQKGQCGIIYCGSRKKVEMLTEKLCNNHIRAASYHAGLEVDERAYVQEAFQRDDIQIVVATVAFGMGINKPNVRFVVHFDIPRNIESYYQETGRAGRDGLPAEAMMLYDPADISWLRRMLDEKDEGPQKQVETHKLTAMSNFAEAQTCRRQVLLNYFGEYREKPCGNCDICLDPPKHFDATDEARKALSCVYRINQNFGIGYAVEVLRGMQNIRVRENGHDKISTYGIGRDHSHDYWVSIFRQLIHKGMLCQNITRNSTLQLTEEARPLLRGDMTLELAVPRLDTAVRAAKSDKLSSKNYDKKLFAKLRKLRKSIADEDGLPPYVVFSDATLIDMAEILPTSYGEMLAVNGVGQRKLEKYADPFLDLIQEHLTHHG
- the rarD gene encoding EamA family transporter RarD, which codes for MTPEEQTNAKKGVLLAIGAYTMWGIAPIYFKTITFVPALEILSHRVIWSFFFLAIIIHFSHQWRNVVSIFQSKSKMLYLIATALLIGANWLIFIWAINANHMLDASLGYYINPLINVVFGMLFLGERLRKLQWFAVALAAIGVAIQIVVFGSVPVVAFALAISFAFYGLLRKKVSVNGQTGLFIETLVLIPAALIYLAWFADSATSSMANNELNLNILLISAGIVTTLPLLCFTGAATKLKLSTLGFFQYIGPSLMFLLAVLIYGEAFSTDKAITFTFIWGALVVFSYDGLTQGRKRPATIVAAK
- a CDS encoding LysE family translocator; translated protein: MNEASILITLAGVHFVALMSPGPDVALVVQNATRYGRQTGIYIALGLSFGILLHSLLSITGISYLVHQQPVLFALLQLCGGSYLLYLGFGALKATIANWNSAAEIAPADKNTLLLSNKKQAFSRGFMTNILNPKALVFFVSLMSTLVPASMSVTGKGFALLILWGLSLTWFACLAWMLSTERLQTKLNQASRYIDLLCGVIFSLIGLTILWQSLTSFIH
- a CDS encoding DUF3630 family protein: MMAEFGLKEYLAQEGRLIVQTQAFEFDSFPAMGECLLTLLSATAVEKQQDADLHSWLIDFEGCRLMLRAEHYSECVWLEAMGEGQSREELDFIAGLLARGVSCSR
- a CDS encoding ABC transporter ATP-binding protein, with product MFQWFEKLTEAFPREEPQKPPKTLFAFCRHYTRGFEKPLLIMSLLSACVAIAEVTLLRYMGELVDILSSQKPETFWADQSGRLWSMAILVALVMPLLAFLHSNIMHQTLLGNYPMSIRWLVHRYMLKQSVGFFQKDFSGRVATKVMQSALSVRETVMKMVDVLVYISVYFVSMIWMMGESDMVLMLPILIWLITYILIQLYFIPKMKQVATEQADARSVMTGRIVDSYTNITTVKLFSHSQREMDYAESSMKLFLKTVYKQMRMVTCLLFSVDAINYLLLFSIAALSINLWLDNAVTVGVIAVAISIALRVQGMSKWIMWEVSALFENIGTVVDGMNTISSDVEIKDAANAPELTVTQGKVEFNQVDFHYSEDKPVFQSLNLDLKPGEKVGIVGRSGAGKSSLVNLLLRFYDVQSGTISIDGQNIAAVTQESLRQQIGMITQDTSLLHRSIRENILYGDPNADEEALICAAKQAHAHDFIIDLKDEQGRTGYDVEVGERGVKLSGGQRQRIAIARVLLKNAPILIMDEATSALDSEVESAIQENLEVLMEGKTVIAIAHRLSTIAAMDRLIVMDKGQIIEQGSHQELLAQNGVYAQLWTHQTGGFIGEE
- a CDS encoding AraC family transcriptional regulator; its protein translation is MDKILYSSTQHQGISLIEADYHQFAFDRHYHLDFHIGLMTSGQQKFSHQGTQHNVGYGDIIVMPPDELHDGSSILDTGYQVRVFSIDPTWFTDNLEFTQPSDMLSFKQLIISDPNLFAPLAQLHQKLMQPNLSQLALDCLPYEGLGGLVERYGALKQKAAIPLGKQSLATLKEYLLAHLDQPVRLEQLANLCSLSPTQFQRHFKARMNMTPYAWLTRLRIEQGMKLVKSGLSGTEVAMQVGFYDQAHFTKAFKHCYGISPSAVN
- a CDS encoding TonB-dependent siderophore receptor, with the protein product MVTTRPTRLGQAIRTALCFSLVPFSLLTSQSVLAEEVVQKDSLAVETIVVTASALKVDTPAQETPKSVSIIDRTDLEQHDVQKLDEALRYTPGFTSPYGADNDAEWMFVRGFEPSVYLDGNRLYKEGFFAWVVEPFGLERVELVKGPSSVLYGETMPGGVINVVQKKPTDAPQGKVTFSVGNKDYQQLGVDVSDWANEDGSQRYRLVAMVNQKDGEKDRTENQRVYIAPSYSIDFSEETSLTLLMTFLQDDGIPVNNFLPSEGVLTALPNGEKFSTSANYGLPDSDGFEKTQVSLGYQLSHQLNDVWALNQNFNYSYVDLYLRSTSVWNNYDGDAYTLGRYTNFNDGDSQSFTIDNNALAEWQSDSFEHRFLTGFDLQHHENSWLGNSAIGSSAGNVNILNPTYVTPDISADLYDNEITKQQLGLYAQYQTKWDQKWIFNLGGRYDSVNLESTATNKDEMDDGQLSLSGGLMYLSDNGFSPYVSYSESFYAVSSIDATTKKLFKPIESAQREVGVKYMPTWLDGYFNVAWFDIEQDNATVSALVDGVLTTSQKGSQQNTKGVEVEAKIAMTENLIVNANYTYLDSHSGEGSDRSRDSLIPRHLASGWVTYDFSGLGIEGLTVGSGVRYTGTSVDSPKNETIPAYLLWDAMATYAINKKWDMQFNVSNLTNEEYVAGCDWGTCYYGESRRMTATVNYNW